Sequence from the Terriglobales bacterium genome:
TGGGCTTGATGCCGGCGGCGATGCCGGCAAAGCGGAACCCCCCGGGCAGCAAGAGCGGCTTGGAGGTGTGCGGCTCGTGGCTCATTGAATCTGGACGAGCTCGGTCGTGCGGGTCGCGCGCGCGGTCGTTTCGGGCAACTCGCCCAGCAGCATGGCGGTCTCGTCGCAGCAGTGCAGGCGCGGGCAGGCCAGGCAGTCCTTGAGCAGCTTGTCGGGAAGGTCGTCGCGGTTCACCACGCTGAAGCCGAAGACGGCGAAGTACTCGGGAATGCGGGTGAACAAGCAGACGCTGTTGACGCTGTGGCGCTGGGCCTCGGCCAGCAGGGCGCGCACCAGCCGGCGTCCCGCGCCGCGGCCCTGCGCTTCCCGGGCGACCGTGATGGATCGCACCTCGGCCAGGTGCGGTCCGTACAGGTGCAAGGCCGCGCAGCCGATGATCTTCCCCTGGTGCTCGACCACGGTGAAGTCGCGGATGTTCTCGCAGACCTCGCCCAGGGAGCGCGGCAGCACGGTGCCGTCGGCGGAGTAGCTCGCAATCAGGGCGCAGACCGCTTCGGCGTCCGGAAGCATAGCCTTACGCACGCGCATGGAAGGCCTCCTCCAGCACCGCCAGGCGCTGCTCTGCCACGCGCAGCGCGGCCGCCACCCGCGCCGGGGCGGTGCCTCCGGGAATGTCGTGCGCGGCCAGGCCGGCCTCCAGCGTCAGGCACTCGGCGAAGTCGGGACCAAACTCGGGGTGAAGCTGCTGCAGTGCTTCCAGGCTGAGGCCGTTGAGTTCGCAGCCCTTCTCCAGGCACAACTGCACAGCCTCGCCGATGACGGCATGCGCACGCCGGAAGGGGACTCC
This genomic interval carries:
- a CDS encoding N-acetyltransferase, which translates into the protein MRVRKAMLPDAEAVCALIASYSADGTVLPRSLGEVCENIRDFTVVEHQGKIIGCAALHLYGPHLAEVRSITVAREAQGRGAGRRLVRALLAEAQRHSVNSVCLFTRIPEYFAVFGFSVVNRDDLPDKLLKDCLACPRLHCCDETAMLLGELPETTARATRTTELVQIQ